From Rubrivirga sp. SAORIC476, a single genomic window includes:
- the dnaA gene encoding chromosomal replication initiator protein DnaA translates to MDRSRDDVWDECLGIIRDNISRQSFRTWFEPLRAVGLEEEDGALKLTVQLPSRFYYEWLEEHYFALLRKTITKVLGPGGRLYYDIVIERDEPTSGGRRGASMELPARQPANVPPAERPPRVELPEGVTPPRTAADVPSDAGRSVDRTRGFDRSPERRRAPSAHPFALPGVKPIEVDPHLNTSYTFESFIEGDCNRLARSASWAIAQDPGGTSFNPFLIYGGVGLGKTHLIQAIGNYALANNHAKTVRYVSSEMFTAEFVQSIQSNRIGEFSQFYRGVDILIIDDVQFFGGKEKTQEEFFHIFNELHQQGKQLVLSADRPPKDIVGIEERLLSRFQWGLAADVQPPDFETRIAILNRRAKDDGTKVLPEVIEYIATHVKSNIRELEGALIRLQAHAALTGREIDQELARDVLKDLIKEARPQLTIEVIQAVVCEYLGIPEDLVRARTRKREVVQARQVAMFFSKEITNHSLKTIGLHFGGRDHSTVIHAVRSVEDQVDTDPQFREMVNAVRKKMEMHQR, encoded by the coding sequence ATGGACCGATCGCGTGACGACGTCTGGGACGAGTGCCTCGGGATCATCCGGGACAACATCAGCCGGCAGAGCTTCCGGACGTGGTTCGAGCCGCTCCGCGCGGTCGGGCTGGAGGAGGAGGACGGCGCGCTCAAGCTGACCGTCCAGCTGCCGAGCCGGTTCTACTACGAGTGGCTGGAGGAGCACTACTTCGCGCTGCTGCGCAAGACGATCACGAAGGTGCTGGGGCCGGGCGGGCGCCTCTACTACGACATCGTGATCGAGCGCGACGAGCCCACCTCGGGCGGGCGGCGGGGGGCGTCGATGGAGCTTCCGGCGAGGCAGCCGGCCAACGTGCCGCCTGCCGAGCGTCCGCCGCGCGTGGAGCTGCCCGAGGGGGTCACCCCGCCGCGCACGGCTGCCGACGTCCCGTCCGACGCTGGCCGGTCGGTCGACCGCACGCGCGGGTTCGACCGGTCGCCGGAGCGGCGCCGGGCGCCGTCGGCGCACCCGTTCGCGCTGCCGGGCGTCAAGCCGATCGAGGTGGACCCGCACCTCAACACGTCGTACACGTTCGAGAGCTTCATCGAGGGCGACTGCAACCGGCTGGCGCGCTCGGCGAGCTGGGCGATCGCGCAGGACCCGGGCGGCACCAGCTTTAACCCGTTCCTGATTTACGGGGGCGTGGGGCTGGGCAAGACGCACCTGATCCAGGCGATCGGCAACTACGCGCTGGCGAACAACCACGCGAAGACGGTCCGCTACGTCTCGTCGGAGATGTTCACGGCGGAGTTCGTGCAGTCGATCCAGTCGAACCGGATCGGGGAGTTCTCGCAGTTCTATCGGGGGGTGGACATCCTGATCATCGACGATGTCCAGTTCTTCGGCGGCAAGGAGAAGACGCAGGAGGAGTTCTTCCACATCTTCAACGAGCTGCACCAGCAGGGCAAGCAACTCGTGCTCTCGGCGGACCGTCCGCCGAAGGACATCGTGGGCATCGAGGAGCGGCTGCTGAGCCGCTTCCAGTGGGGGCTGGCGGCGGACGTGCAGCCGCCGGACTTCGAGACGCGCATCGCGATCCTGAACCGCCGGGCAAAGGACGACGGCACGAAGGTGCTGCCGGAGGTGATCGAGTACATCGCGACGCACGTCAAGAGCAACATCCGGGAGCTGGAGGGGGCGCTGATCCGGTTGCAGGCGCACGCGGCTCTGACGGGGCGCGAGATCGACCAGGAGCTGGCGCGGGACGTGCTGAAGGACCTCATCAAGGAGGCGCGCCCGCAGCTGACGATCGAGGTGATCCAGGCGGTGGTGTGCGAGTACCTGGGCATCCCGGAGGACCTCGTGCGGGCGCGGACGCGCAAGCGGGAGGTGGTGCAGGCCCGGCAGGTGGCGATGTTCTTCTCGAAGGAGATCACGAACCACAGCCTCAAGACGATCGGGCTGCACTTCGGCGGGCGCGACCACTCGACGGTGATCCACGCGGTGCGGAGCGTGGAGGACCAGGTGGACACGGACCCGCAGTTCCGGGAGATGGTGAACGCGGTGCGGAAGAAGATGGAGATGCACCAGCGCTGA